The Haloplanus sp. CK5-1 genome contains a region encoding:
- a CDS encoding isopentenyl-diphosphate Delta-isomerase, giving the protein MSANDGGDAEAAGAHPNAEQEVIAVDADDREQGTVNRLDAHTGDGVRHRAFTALVFDGQGRVLLAQRAPGKRLWDTHWDGTVASHPRPGQGQKEAARNRLVDELGVTSDQYGDLRVTDKFEYKRYYENAGLEWEMCAVLKLTLDDVRLDPDTEEVAGRLWVDYDHLHANPQAYRQLRLCPWFEIALRRDFD; this is encoded by the coding sequence ATGAGCGCGAACGATGGGGGCGACGCCGAGGCGGCCGGCGCACACCCCAACGCCGAACAGGAAGTCATCGCCGTCGACGCCGACGACCGTGAGCAGGGGACCGTCAACCGACTCGACGCCCACACGGGCGACGGCGTCCGCCACCGCGCCTTCACCGCCCTCGTCTTCGACGGCCAGGGGCGGGTCCTGCTCGCACAGCGCGCCCCCGGAAAGCGCCTCTGGGACACCCACTGGGACGGCACCGTCGCCTCCCACCCCCGACCGGGGCAGGGACAGAAGGAGGCCGCCCGAAACCGTCTGGTCGACGAACTCGGCGTCACGTCCGACCAGTACGGCGACCTCCGGGTGACGGACAAGTTCGAGTACAAGCGCTACTACGAGAACGCGGGCCTGGAGTGGGAGATGTGTGCGGTGTTGAAACTGACCCTCGACGACGTTCGCCTCGACCCCGACACCGAGGAGGTCGCCGGCCGCCTCTGGGTCGACTACGACCACCTCCACGCCAACCCGCAAGCGTACCGGCAACTCCGGCTCTGTCCGTGGTTCGAGATCGCGCTCCGCCGTGACTTCGACTGA
- a CDS encoding desampylase encodes MTSTDTLRLSSLVRDALLDHAVEGADRDPPEEVCGVLVGGRAPDRATATRRVPNVADHPRSRYELDPEATMAAVDAVEADGDEVVGFYHSHPESAPVPSATDRARATWTGYVYAIVSPPDAIRAYRYTGDGFDELAVQVEDDSRA; translated from the coding sequence GTGACTTCGACTGATACCCTCCGGCTCTCGTCGCTCGTCCGGGACGCGCTCCTCGACCACGCGGTCGAGGGAGCCGACCGCGACCCCCCAGAGGAGGTGTGTGGCGTACTCGTCGGGGGGCGTGCCCCCGACCGGGCGACCGCGACCCGGCGCGTCCCGAACGTCGCGGACCACCCCCGCTCGCGGTACGAACTCGACCCTGAGGCGACGATGGCCGCCGTCGACGCCGTCGAGGCCGACGGCGACGAGGTGGTTGGCTTCTACCACTCCCACCCCGAGAGCGCGCCGGTCCCGAGCGCGACCGACCGGGCGCGGGCGACGTGGACGGGGTACGTCTACGCCATCGTCTCCCCGCCCGACGCGATCCGCGCCTACCGGTACACCGGCGACGGGTTCGACGAACTCGCGGTTCAGGTCGAGGACGACAGCCGCGCGTAA
- the hisS gene encoding histidine--tRNA ligase produces the protein MYDRLKGFRDFYPEEMAARRAVTDVLEETARGYGFREIGTPTLEPVDLYTDKSGEDIVEELYAFEDKGGRHVAMTPELTPTVARMVVAKGQELQKPIKWMSTRPFWRYEQVQQGRFREFYQTNVDVFGSSEPTADAEILAFAADALTTLGLSGDDFDFRVSHRDLLSGLLRAFDADVRVREAIRAVDKSEKIDPAEYYDLLYDAGLSYDQAETFDELLSTDDLDDLTDFAGTDDVVDAVANLRAVLDAAEDFGVREYCTVSLETARGLDYYTGTVFECFDTQGEVSRAVFGGGRYDDLIESYGGQPTPAVGVAPGHATLSLLLQRAGVWPDEALSTDYYVLSVGDTRPTAARVARDLRERGHVVETDLGDRSFGAQMSYADGINAETVVIVGERDLENGEVTVKEMASGDQTTAPVEEFPGDRDRPTYGDFA, from the coding sequence ATGTACGACCGACTCAAGGGCTTTCGCGATTTCTACCCCGAGGAGATGGCCGCACGGCGGGCGGTCACCGACGTGCTGGAGGAGACCGCGCGTGGGTACGGGTTCCGCGAGATCGGTACGCCGACGCTGGAGCCAGTCGACCTCTACACCGACAAGAGCGGCGAGGACATTGTCGAGGAACTGTACGCCTTCGAGGACAAGGGTGGTCGCCACGTCGCCATGACACCCGAACTGACGCCGACGGTCGCGCGGATGGTCGTCGCGAAGGGCCAGGAGCTCCAGAAGCCGATCAAGTGGATGTCGACCCGACCGTTCTGGCGGTACGAGCAGGTCCAGCAGGGGCGCTTCCGCGAGTTCTACCAGACGAACGTCGACGTCTTCGGGTCGAGCGAGCCGACTGCGGACGCCGAGATCCTGGCGTTCGCGGCCGACGCGCTGACGACCCTCGGTCTCTCGGGCGACGATTTCGACTTCCGTGTCTCTCACCGGGACCTCCTGAGCGGCCTCCTGCGGGCGTTCGACGCCGACGTACGGGTTCGAGAAGCGATCCGCGCGGTCGACAAATCGGAGAAGATCGACCCCGCGGAGTACTACGACCTGCTCTACGACGCCGGCCTCTCCTACGATCAGGCCGAGACGTTCGACGAGCTGCTCTCGACCGACGACCTCGACGACCTCACCGACTTCGCCGGCACGGACGACGTGGTCGACGCGGTGGCGAACCTCCGGGCGGTGCTCGACGCGGCCGAGGACTTCGGCGTCCGCGAGTACTGCACGGTCTCGCTGGAGACGGCCCGGGGTCTCGACTACTACACGGGCACCGTCTTCGAGTGTTTCGACACGCAGGGCGAGGTGTCCCGGGCCGTCTTCGGCGGCGGCCGGTACGACGACCTCATCGAGAGCTACGGCGGCCAGCCCACCCCCGCGGTCGGCGTCGCACCCGGTCACGCCACTCTCTCCTTGCTCCTCCAGCGGGCGGGCGTCTGGCCCGACGAGGCGCTGTCGACGGACTACTACGTCCTCTCGGTGGGCGACACGCGGCCGACCGCCGCGCGGGTGGCCCGCGACCTGCGAGAGCGGGGCCACGTCGTCGAGACGGACCTCGGCGACCGGAGCTTCGGGGCGCAGATGTCCTACGCCGACGGCATCAACGCCGAGACGGTCGTCATCGTCGGCGAGCGCGACCTGGAGAACGGCGAAGTGACCGTCAAGGAGATGGCGAGCGGCGACCAGACCACCGCACCGGTCGAGGAGTTCCCGGGCGACCGGGACCGGCCGACCTACGGCGACTTCGCGTAG
- a CDS encoding MFS transporter, with amino-acid sequence MGLAARFVGDDADVVSDPRFRVLLLGSVVSPMGAALVSPLLDTLTGVYGVGEARIGLVMAAFTAPAIVAIPLVGLASDRYGRKPILTSGLALFGAAGVGLAFTADFRTTVALRLLQGVGYTGIAPILIAATGDLFAGDREATAQGLRFTTVGLSLAVFPVLAGLLVSLAWQYPFYLFALGLPAAAVVHVHFEESAADAGDDERATGLDLRGLAGVVRDPRIGLVLVGRTVPSVLWFGFLTYNSIVVVRLLGGTPGAAGTLVGLTSVASSVGGTQVGRLTAAFDTRRTPLLVGTAVSGVGLAAVALAPSLPVAGVGSLVVGAGFGVVLTLYRSTISTLAPPRHRGSLVSVGESAGRTGSTLAPVVMGGLVAFATPRYGFGVAVRGTLLAVAVGSVVVGTACVLLADPGDGDH; translated from the coding sequence CCATGGGGGCCGCGCTGGTCTCGCCGCTGCTGGACACGCTGACCGGCGTCTACGGCGTGGGCGAGGCCCGGATCGGCCTCGTGATGGCGGCCTTCACCGCCCCCGCCATCGTCGCCATCCCGCTCGTGGGGCTGGCGTCGGATCGCTACGGCCGGAAACCGATCCTCACGTCGGGGTTGGCGCTGTTCGGCGCGGCGGGCGTCGGCCTCGCGTTCACCGCCGACTTCCGGACGACCGTCGCCCTCCGCCTCCTGCAGGGCGTCGGTTACACCGGCATCGCACCGATCCTCATCGCCGCCACGGGCGACCTCTTCGCCGGCGACCGCGAGGCGACCGCACAGGGGCTGCGCTTCACCACGGTCGGCCTCTCGCTCGCCGTCTTTCCCGTTCTGGCGGGACTGCTCGTCTCCCTCGCGTGGCAGTACCCCTTCTACCTGTTCGCGCTGGGACTGCCGGCGGCGGCGGTCGTCCACGTCCACTTCGAGGAGTCGGCGGCCGACGCCGGCGACGACGAACGCGCCACCGGCCTCGACCTGCGGGGACTCGCCGGCGTCGTCCGCGACCCGCGGATCGGACTGGTGCTCGTCGGGCGGACCGTCCCGTCGGTTCTCTGGTTCGGCTTCCTGACGTACAACTCGATCGTGGTCGTCCGACTGCTCGGCGGGACGCCCGGGGCCGCGGGAACGCTGGTCGGCCTCACGAGCGTCGCGAGTTCCGTCGGCGGGACACAGGTGGGGCGACTCACCGCCGCCTTCGACACCCGGCGCACGCCGTTGCTCGTCGGAACCGCCGTCTCGGGGGTCGGACTCGCCGCCGTCGCCCTCGCCCCGTCGCTCCCCGTCGCTGGCGTCGGCTCGCTCGTCGTCGGCGCGGGGTTCGGCGTCGTGCTGACGCTCTACCGGAGCACTATCTCGACGCTCGCGCCCCCCCGACACCGGGGATCGCTCGTCAGCGTCGGCGAGTCCGCCGGCCGGACCGGAAGCACCCTCGCGCCGGTCGTCATGGGTGGTCTGGTCGCCTTCGCCACGCCGCGATACGGCTTCGGTGTCGCCGTCCGCGGGACGCTCCTAGCCGTCGCCGTCGGGAGCGTCGTCGTCGGGACGGCCTGCGTTCTGCTCGCCGATCCGGGCGACGGCGACCACTAA
- a CDS encoding AEC family transporter has protein sequence MSLVSAFTSAVLPIVSVMALGYVLSLAVDLDVDPLNDVALYLFLPALIFHSIVTTTLSGDTVARIFAGVGLFVVAMMLFSEVADRVLGVPEPYRSADVLAGALPNAGFYGIPLAEFSFGDIGRTTAVIYITAQAFLMYTLGVYVASRGGGRAGIGAVKEIFRLPLVYAIAAAGLIRVLGVAPPTGGTFMTTVSLVGDASIPLMLVIVGVQLSELESGGVVRAIRPSIIKLVVAPAVGLAVALALGSFGDVAVARVFVLLCATPVALIPLALTLSYSDVADREGVSASEYLTMVIFVTTLASVPVLTVLITLLQDGVVV, from the coding sequence GTGTCACTCGTCTCGGCGTTCACCTCCGCGGTGCTCCCGATCGTCTCGGTGATGGCGCTTGGCTACGTGCTGTCGTTGGCGGTCGACCTCGACGTCGATCCGCTGAACGACGTCGCGCTCTACCTGTTTCTCCCCGCGCTCATCTTCCACAGTATCGTCACGACGACGCTGAGCGGCGACACGGTCGCCCGGATCTTCGCCGGCGTCGGCCTGTTCGTCGTCGCCATGATGCTCTTCTCCGAAGTCGCGGACCGCGTCCTCGGCGTCCCGGAACCCTACCGGAGCGCGGACGTGCTGGCGGGCGCACTCCCCAACGCCGGTTTCTACGGCATCCCGCTCGCGGAGTTCTCCTTCGGCGACATCGGCCGGACGACCGCCGTCATCTACATCACCGCACAGGCGTTTCTCATGTACACCCTCGGCGTCTACGTCGCCTCCCGGGGCGGCGGGCGGGCCGGGATCGGCGCGGTCAAGGAGATCTTCCGGCTGCCGCTCGTGTACGCTATCGCCGCCGCCGGCCTCATTCGGGTGCTCGGCGTCGCTCCCCCGACTGGGGGAACCTTCATGACCACGGTCAGCCTCGTCGGCGACGCCTCCATTCCCCTGATGCTCGTCATCGTCGGCGTCCAACTCTCGGAACTGGAGTCCGGGGGGGTCGTCCGGGCGATCCGCCCGTCGATCATCAAACTCGTCGTCGCGCCGGCCGTCGGCCTCGCAGTCGCGCTCGCGCTCGGGTCGTTCGGCGACGTCGCAGTCGCCCGTGTGTTCGTCCTCCTGTGTGCGACCCCCGTCGCCCTCATCCCCCTCGCACTCACCCTCTCGTACAGCGACGTGGCCGACCGCGAGGGGGTGTCCGCGTCGGAGTATCTCACCATGGTCATCTTCGTCACGACGCTCGCGAGCGTCCCCGTCCTGACGGTGTTGATCACCCTCCTGCAGGACGGCGTGGTGGTGTAA
- the truA gene encoding tRNA pseudouridine(38-40) synthase TruA encodes MPTRAFRLAYDGRPYSGFQRQPDVPTVEDALFDALRDLDVLAGDADTPPNYAAAGRTDAGVSALAQTVAFEAPAWLTPAAFNGTLPAAVRAWASADVSEGFHATRDATRRTYRYHCYAPTLDDGRVRAALDRLGGEHDFHNCTTDDDGTVRRLETGCRRDGDFLVLTLSAGGFARHMVRRIVSLVRAVGCGASDLDRIDRVLGPDPIDGAAGVATAPATPLVLADVTYPNVGFEPDPDAVESARGVFDERRVTAMTAARVVDDLRGGIGE; translated from the coding sequence ATGCCGACCCGTGCCTTCCGCCTCGCGTACGACGGCCGGCCGTACTCGGGCTTTCAGCGCCAACCGGACGTGCCGACCGTCGAGGACGCCCTCTTCGACGCCCTGCGGGACCTCGACGTCCTCGCGGGGGACGCCGACACGCCGCCGAACTACGCCGCCGCGGGACGGACCGACGCGGGCGTCTCGGCGCTCGCTCAGACGGTTGCCTTCGAGGCACCGGCGTGGCTCACGCCCGCGGCGTTCAACGGGACGCTGCCGGCGGCGGTGCGGGCATGGGCGAGCGCCGACGTGAGCGAGGGGTTCCACGCCACCCGCGACGCGACCCGGCGCACGTACCGCTACCACTGCTACGCACCGACGCTCGACGACGGCCGCGTCCGGGCTGCGCTCGACCGCCTCGGCGGGGAACACGACTTCCATAACTGTACGACCGACGACGACGGGACCGTCCGCCGCCTCGAAACGGGCTGTCGGCGCGACGGCGACTTCCTCGTTTTGACGCTGTCGGCGGGCGGGTTCGCCCGGCACATGGTCCGCCGGATCGTCTCGCTCGTCCGGGCGGTGGGGTGTGGCGCGAGCGACCTCGATCGAATCGACCGGGTGTTGGGGCCGGATCCGATCGACGGGGCGGCGGGGGTCGCGACCGCCCCGGCGACGCCGCTCGTCCTCGCCGACGTGACGTATCCGAACGTCGGGTTCGAGCCCGATCCCGACGCCGTCGAGAGCGCACGCGGGGTGTTCGACGAGCGACGCGTGACTGCGATGACGGCCGCGCGGGTCGTCGACGACCTCCGTGGCGGAATCGGGGAATGA
- a CDS encoding AIR synthase family protein, translating to MPDPGKIDRDFFETHVRPNLGADRNDVRLGPTPGVDFGLIDVGGRVLALATDPVSILPDLGLARAGRFALDVVLADVAVSGLPPAHLAISFSLPPTMTDDEFATVWEAINEEASDLGVSVVTGHTARYDGCSFPWVGGATALAVGDPADVIRPDGARPGDDLLVTRGPAVETTGLLTTLFPDGVDLPPETLATARARLDEASCVRDAMTAAAAGSVTAMHDATEGGLHGAFAEVAASAGVRLAVERDRVPIRPGVEETCAALGIDPWTATTSGSLVLAVDPAGTDAVIAALDDRGTAVERVGRVTEGEGAYVDGDRIEAPAVDASWAAYARLSSST from the coding sequence ATGCCCGACCCCGGAAAGATCGACCGCGACTTCTTCGAGACGCACGTCCGTCCGAACCTCGGGGCGGACCGGAACGACGTGCGCCTGGGGCCGACGCCCGGCGTCGACTTCGGCCTGATCGACGTCGGCGGCCGCGTCCTCGCTCTCGCGACCGATCCCGTCTCCATCCTGCCCGACCTCGGCCTCGCGCGCGCCGGCCGGTTCGCCCTCGACGTCGTCCTCGCGGACGTGGCCGTCAGCGGCCTGCCACCCGCCCACCTCGCGATTTCGTTCTCACTCCCACCGACGATGACCGACGACGAGTTCGCGACCGTCTGGGAGGCGATCAACGAGGAGGCGTCGGATCTGGGCGTGAGCGTCGTCACCGGCCACACGGCGCGCTACGACGGGTGTTCGTTCCCGTGGGTCGGTGGCGCGACGGCGCTCGCCGTGGGCGACCCCGCGGACGTGATCCGACCCGACGGGGCGCGACCGGGTGACGACCTCCTCGTGACGCGTGGCCCGGCCGTCGAGACGACCGGCCTCCTGACGACGCTGTTCCCCGACGGGGTCGACCTGCCGCCCGAGACGCTGGCGACGGCACGGGCGCGCCTCGACGAGGCGAGTTGTGTCCGGGACGCGATGACCGCCGCGGCCGCCGGATCGGTGACCGCGATGCACGACGCCACCGAAGGCGGCCTGCACGGCGCGTTCGCGGAGGTGGCAGCGAGCGCGGGCGTTCGACTCGCGGTCGAGCGCGACCGCGTGCCGATCCGACCGGGGGTCGAGGAGACGTGTGCTGCCCTCGGGATCGATCCGTGGACGGCCACGACGTCGGGGTCGCTCGTCCTCGCCGTCGACCCCGCGGGGACCGACGCCGTGATCGCGGCGCTCGACGACCGGGGGACGGCCGTCGAGCGTGTCGGGCGGGTCACCGAGGGCGAGGGCGCGTACGTCGATGGCGACCGGATCGAGGCGCCAGCGGTCGACGCCTCGTGGGCGGCTTACGCGCGGCTGTCGTCCTCGACCTGA
- a CDS encoding glucose-6-phosphate isomerase: MHVDIGNALGGEPRLTRGSLERLDDRVADAHDRIERGRADADHGYAALNLPDTVDPAAVHAAVDRFDDPEAVLTVGIGGSALGAATLAEALGGAVDHHVLDNVDPAAVTALLDSLPLADTVVHVVSRSGTTAETLSNFLLVREAMDRAGVDWAERTLVTTGPDGNLRALADRHDLPALDVPAGVPGRFSALSTVALPVAAIAGADLDALLAGARDEADRLVGSLFESPAYAYGATCYALERRGAGVNAVMPYAESLESFAEWFAQLWAESLGKDAVGQTPARALGATDQHSQLQLYRAGPRDKLVTLVRPRERPDAPIPETELDGLSYLGGGSLGKLLDAEFRATEASLAAADCPNVRIEIDRVDERGLGELLYGMEAACVMYGELAGVETFTQPAVEWGKRAARGLLGGGDFEEAEAVGAKRRLIVE, from the coding sequence ATGCACGTCGATATCGGCAACGCACTCGGAGGCGAACCCCGCCTGACGCGAGGATCGCTCGAACGCCTCGACGACCGCGTCGCCGACGCCCACGACCGCATCGAGCGCGGCCGCGCCGACGCCGACCACGGCTACGCGGCGCTGAACCTGCCCGACACCGTCGATCCGGCGGCGGTCCACGCGGCGGTCGACCGCTTCGACGACCCCGAGGCGGTCCTGACCGTCGGTATCGGGGGGAGCGCCCTCGGCGCGGCGACGCTCGCCGAGGCGCTCGGGGGCGCCGTCGACCACCACGTCCTCGACAACGTCGACCCCGCGGCCGTCACCGCACTCCTCGACTCGCTCCCACTCGCGGACACCGTCGTCCACGTCGTCTCCCGGTCCGGGACGACCGCCGAGACGTTGTCGAACTTCCTGCTCGTCCGCGAGGCGATGGACCGGGCGGGCGTCGACTGGGCCGAGCGCACGCTCGTCACGACCGGGCCCGACGGCAACCTCCGAGCCCTCGCCGACCGTCACGACCTGCCGGCGCTCGACGTGCCCGCGGGCGTCCCCGGTCGCTTCTCCGCGCTCTCGACTGTCGCGCTCCCCGTCGCCGCCATCGCCGGCGCCGACCTCGATGCCCTCCTCGCCGGCGCGCGCGACGAGGCCGACCGCCTTGTCGGATCGCTGTTCGAATCGCCCGCCTACGCCTACGGCGCGACCTGCTACGCCCTCGAACGCCGCGGCGCGGGCGTCAACGCCGTGATGCCCTACGCCGAATCCTTGGAGTCGTTCGCGGAGTGGTTCGCCCAACTGTGGGCCGAGAGCCTCGGCAAGGACGCCGTCGGGCAGACGCCCGCCCGCGCGCTCGGTGCGACCGACCAGCACTCCCAGTTACAGCTCTACCGCGCCGGCCCGCGGGACAAACTCGTGACGCTCGTCCGCCCGCGGGAGCGACCCGACGCCCCGATTCCGGAGACGGAGCTCGACGGCCTGTCGTATCTGGGGGGCGGGAGTCTGGGCAAGCTGCTTGACGCCGAGTTCAGGGCGACGGAGGCGAGCCTCGCCGCCGCCGACTGCCCGAACGTCCGGATCGAAATCGACCGCGTCGACGAGCGGGGACTGGGCGAACTCCTCTACGGGATGGAGGCGGCCTGTGTCATGTACGGCGAACTCGCCGGCGTCGAGACGTTCACCCAGCCCGCCGTCGAGTGGGGGAAACGCGCCGCTCGCGGTCTGCTCGGCGGCGGCGACTTCGAGGAGGCCGAGGCGGTCGGCGCGAAGCGGCGGCTGATCGTCGAGTAG
- a CDS encoding CPBP family intramembrane glutamic endopeptidase, with protein sequence MVNDLVVVGGILHLLGGLVLGSLVHQDATLRGSDRPLAPAVGALLLGLVGAVGYYLLRDRIGPLSPDADRTRAPTGPRLLDLLRSLLLVVAVFLTATAVAGLGAGGLVAAGVVTAGGLEYRVAASVLQFLGFGVAVAGYLAITDEWDLVEVRVPTLRHLGLIVGGLVVLVVAQVVMARLLTVLEVQAAQNQVVATGQQNPRYFLYMIPVAVLLVGPFEELVFRGGVQGILRRTWGPGVAIVVASILFGSVHIFALLGGGGTGQLAYIAVAATLGLVLGYLYERTHNLVVPAVVHGLYNATLFAVQYASATGLA encoded by the coding sequence ATGGTCAACGACCTCGTGGTCGTCGGGGGGATACTCCACCTGCTCGGCGGACTCGTCCTCGGGTCGCTCGTCCACCAGGACGCGACGCTCCGCGGGAGCGACCGCCCCCTCGCTCCCGCGGTTGGGGCCCTCCTCCTCGGCCTCGTCGGTGCGGTCGGCTACTACCTCCTCCGGGATCGGATCGGGCCCCTCTCGCCCGACGCCGATCGAACCCGAGCGCCGACCGGTCCCCGTCTGCTCGACTTGCTCCGGAGCCTCCTGCTGGTCGTCGCCGTGTTCCTCACCGCCACCGCCGTCGCCGGCCTCGGGGCGGGCGGACTGGTCGCGGCTGGCGTCGTCACGGCCGGCGGACTGGAGTACCGGGTCGCCGCCTCGGTCCTACAGTTTCTGGGTTTCGGCGTCGCCGTCGCCGGCTACCTCGCCATCACCGACGAGTGGGACCTCGTGGAGGTCCGTGTTCCGACGCTCCGGCACCTCGGCCTGATCGTCGGCGGTCTCGTCGTCCTCGTCGTCGCGCAGGTGGTCATGGCCCGCCTGCTGACCGTCCTCGAGGTGCAGGCAGCCCAGAACCAGGTCGTCGCCACCGGACAGCAGAACCCCCGATACTTCCTCTACATGATCCCCGTGGCCGTCCTGCTGGTCGGCCCCTTCGAGGAACTCGTCTTCCGGGGCGGCGTGCAAGGTATCCTCCGGCGGACGTGGGGTCCCGGCGTCGCCATCGTCGTGGCGAGCATCCTCTTTGGCTCCGTCCACATCTTCGCGCTCCTCGGCGGCGGCGGGACCGGCCAACTCGCCTACATCGCCGTCGCGGCGACGCTCGGCCTCGTCCTCGGCTACCTGTACGAACGGACGCACAACCTGGTCGTCCCCGCAGTCGTCCACGGTCTCTACAACGCCACGCTGTTCGCCGTCCAGTACGCGTCGGCGACCGGCCTCGCCTAG